A single genomic interval of Symphalangus syndactylus isolate Jambi chromosome 18, NHGRI_mSymSyn1-v2.1_pri, whole genome shotgun sequence harbors:
- the GZMK gene encoding granzyme K — protein sequence MTKFSSFSLFFLIVAAYMTPVCFNMEIIGGKEVSPHSRPFMASIQYGGHHVCGGVLIDPQWVLTAAHCQYRFTKGQSPTVVLGAHSLSKNEASKQRLEIKKFIPFSRVTSDPQSNDIMLVKLQTAAKLNKHVKVLHIRSKAYLRSGTKCEVTGWGATDPNLLRPSDTLREVTVTVLSRKLCNSQSYYNHDPLITKDMVCAGDAKGQKDSCKGDSGGPLICKGVFHAIVSGGHECGVAKKPGIYTLLTKKYQTWIKSNLVPSHTN from the exons ATGActaagttttcttccttttctctgtttttcctaaTAGTTGCGGCTTATATGACTCCTGTGT GTTTCAATATGGAAATTATTGGAGGGAAAGAAGTGTCACCTCATTCCAGGCCATTTATGGCCTCCATCCAGTATGGCGGACATCACGTTTGTGGAGGTGTTCTGATTGATCCACAGTGGGTGCTGACAGCAGCCCACTGCCAGTATCG gtTTACCAAAGGCCAGTCTCCCACTGTGGTTTTAGGCGCACACTCTCTCTCAAAGAATGAGGCCTCCAAACAAAGATTGGAGATCAAAAAATTTATACCATTCTCAAGAGTTACATCAGATCCTCAATCAAATGATATCATGCTGGTTAAG CTTCAAACAGCCGCAAAACTCAATAAACATGTCAAGGTGCTCCACATAAGATCCAAAGCCTATCTTAGATCTGGAACCAAATGCGAGGTTACTGGCTGGGGAGCCACCGACCCAAATTTATTAAGACCTTCTGATACCCTGCGAGAAGTCACCGTTACTGTCCTAAGTCGAAAACTTTGCAACAGCCAAAGTTACTACAACCACGACCCTTTAATCACCAAAGACATGGTCTGTGCAGGAGATGCCAAAGGCCAGAAGGATTCCTGTAAG ggTGACTCAGGGGGCCCCTTGATCTGTAAAGGTGTCTTCCATGCCATAGTCTCTGGAGGTCATGAATGTGGTGTTGCCAAAAAGCCTGGAATCTACACGCTGTTAACCAAGAAATACCAGACTTGGATCAAAAGCAACCTTGTCCCGTCTCATACAAATTAa